The following coding sequences are from one Selenomonas sputigena ATCC 35185 window:
- the fmt gene encoding methionyl-tRNA formyltransferase → MKRFRVIFMGTPDFAVPCLARLVEISDVVAVVTQPDRPKGRGQKLLPPPVKVFAQEHGIAVYQPVRVKAPDFVDILRGLAPDLIVVVAFGQILSKEILSLPPLGCINVHASLLPRYRGAAPMQWAIVRGEKETGVTTMFMDEGLDTGDMLMRETLPITQAMTAAELHDAMMKLGADVLERTIFSLSEGTLKRTPQDDALSTYAPLLDKEVGRIDWKKSAQEIHDLVRGLNSWPGAYTMLAGQKFKIWRTRLADGTAEPGEIVSLTKQGLLVGTGEGMLEILEVQAPSKKKMAAGDYVRGHGLQLPARFDFDAE, encoded by the coding sequence ATGAAGCGCTTTCGTGTGATTTTCATGGGAACTCCCGATTTCGCCGTGCCGTGTCTCGCGCGTCTCGTGGAGATTTCCGATGTCGTTGCCGTCGTGACGCAGCCGGACAGACCCAAGGGGCGCGGGCAGAAGCTTTTGCCGCCGCCCGTCAAGGTGTTCGCTCAGGAACATGGCATCGCGGTCTATCAGCCGGTGCGCGTCAAAGCGCCGGATTTCGTCGACATCCTGCGCGGACTCGCGCCGGATCTCATCGTCGTCGTCGCCTTCGGGCAGATCTTGTCGAAGGAGATTCTTTCTCTGCCTCCCTTGGGCTGCATCAACGTCCACGCTTCGCTCCTGCCGCGCTATCGCGGTGCGGCGCCGATGCAGTGGGCGATCGTGCGCGGAGAGAAGGAGACGGGCGTCACGACGATGTTCATGGACGAAGGTCTTGATACGGGCGATATGCTCATGCGGGAAACGCTGCCGATCACGCAGGCGATGACGGCAGCCGAACTGCACGATGCGATGATGAAGCTCGGTGCGGATGTCTTGGAAAGGACAATTTTTTCCTTGTCGGAGGGAACACTCAAGCGCACGCCGCAGGATGATGCGCTTTCCACTTATGCGCCGCTTCTCGACAAGGAGGTGGGGCGCATCGACTGGAAGAAATCGGCGCAGGAGATTCATGATCTCGTGCGTGGCCTGAACTCGTGGCCGGGTGCCTACACGATGCTGGCGGGGCAGAAGTTCAAAATCTGGCGCACGCGCCTTGCCGATGGCACGGCAGAACCCGGCGAAATCGTTTCCTTGACGAAGCAGGGACTTCTCGTCGGCACGGGCGAGGGGATGCTGGAAATACTGGAAGTGCAGGCACCGAGCAAGAAGAAGATGGCGGCGGGAGACTATGTGCGCGGCCACGGGCTTCAGCTGCCCGCACGTTTCGATTTCGATGCAGAATGA
- the rsmB gene encoding 16S rRNA (cytosine(967)-C(5))-methyltransferase RsmB gives MDKARETALKALHEVNEKGAYANVALARSLRAAKLSEVDRRFATELAYGAAKAGGTLDWILRRYLNRPLSKIPPMVRDILRLGIYQLFFLARVPASAACNTAVEMTKRCSHAGTVKFVNAVLRTAAREPEKAAFPTGKAHEAENLALSLQHPEWLVRRWIEQFGYEEARALCEFDNAQATLSLRTNTLKITRDKLLERLSKEGVEAEPSAWTPEGILFLRHGSLDALESLQQGLFQVQDESSMLVAHVLAPEPGEFVLDVCSAPGGKTTHIAASMGDCGRIVALDVHEHKMRRIAENCERLGIKSVEPLLLDAREAGRRFPRQADRVLVDAPCSGLGVLRRKPDARWRKRPDDLAALARLQREILSSAAEAVKSGGVLVYSTCTIEREENEAVVEDFLARHEEFSLENAGELLPLKKRPEQMLQLYPQRDGTDGFFIARMRRR, from the coding sequence ATGGACAAGGCGCGGGAGACGGCGCTCAAGGCGCTTCATGAAGTGAATGAAAAGGGCGCTTATGCCAATGTGGCATTGGCGCGGTCTTTGCGTGCCGCGAAACTCTCCGAAGTGGATCGCCGATTTGCAACGGAACTGGCCTACGGCGCGGCGAAGGCGGGCGGCACGCTCGATTGGATTCTGCGGCGCTACTTGAACCGTCCGCTTTCCAAGATCCCGCCCATGGTGCGGGATATTTTGCGTTTGGGCATATACCAGCTTTTCTTCCTTGCGCGCGTGCCTGCCTCCGCCGCCTGCAATACGGCGGTGGAGATGACGAAGCGCTGCAGCCATGCGGGCACGGTGAAGTTTGTCAACGCCGTTCTGCGCACGGCGGCTCGTGAACCGGAAAAAGCGGCATTCCCGACGGGCAAGGCGCATGAAGCGGAAAATCTCGCCCTGTCCCTGCAGCATCCCGAGTGGCTCGTGCGACGTTGGATTGAGCAGTTCGGCTATGAAGAGGCAAGGGCGCTCTGCGAATTTGACAATGCGCAGGCGACGCTTTCCCTGCGTACGAACACCTTGAAGATTACGCGGGACAAGCTCCTCGAACGCCTCTCGAAAGAGGGCGTGGAGGCGGAGCCTTCCGCTTGGACGCCCGAAGGAATCCTCTTCCTTCGTCACGGCTCTCTCGACGCTCTGGAATCTTTGCAGCAGGGGCTTTTTCAGGTGCAGGACGAAAGCTCGATGCTCGTGGCGCACGTCCTCGCGCCCGAGCCGGGCGAATTCGTGCTCGACGTCTGCAGTGCGCCGGGCGGCAAGACGACGCATATCGCCGCCTCTATGGGCGACTGTGGACGCATCGTCGCACTCGACGTGCATGAGCACAAGATGCGCCGCATTGCGGAAAACTGCGAGCGGCTCGGCATCAAGTCGGTGGAGCCGCTGCTCCTCGATGCGCGCGAGGCGGGGAGGCGCTTTCCGCGCCAGGCCGACCGTGTGCTCGTCGATGCGCCGTGCTCGGGACTCGGCGTCCTGCGGCGAAAGCCCGATGCACGTTGGCGAAAGAGGCCGGACGACCTCGCCGCTCTCGCACGATTGCAGCGGGAAATTCTCAGCTCTGCTGCGGAAGCCGTGAAAAGCGGCGGCGTGCTCGTCTACAGCACATGCACGATCGAGCGCGAGGAAAATGAAGCCGTCGTAGAAGACTTCCTCGCGCGGCACGAAGAGTTCAGCTTGGAGAATGCAGGAGAACTCCTGCCGCTGAAAAAGCGCCCTGAACAGATGCTGCAGCTTTATCCGCAGCGAGACGGCACGGACGGCTTCTTCATCGCCCGCATGAGAAGAAGGTGA
- the mutS gene encoding DNA mismatch repair protein MutS produces the protein MELTPMMQQYLETKNRHPDEILFFRLGDFYEMFFDDAKLVSRELGLTLTSRSGNKEKTPMCGVPYHAAESYIAKLINKGYKVAIAEQIGDPKAKGLTKREVIKIVTPGTVLAESSLHDAQNNYIALIFEEEEALALAAADVSTGECFYGVYEGKAARQMLFDELYRLMMPELILMGEIAFRDELDEFLALRMPKCALTHRKAVFPDWKLRLTQHFDKDSLPRREFAQKAVAVLLDYLHETVKTDLSHINRLIYLDASANLVLDTYTLRNLEIIRNLRDGGKKDTLLDVLDFTKTAMGSRLLRKWLEYPLLSREKIERRLDGVAEFAADFSLREDVQAHCREIFDFERLLTRIEVGTANARDLVALKLSLGALPPLKARLAAVSAPLLREAEGGVALFEEIVSLLERAIVEEPGISLREGGIIKENYDAELDEYRHISHDSKKMLQQMEEREKELTGIKTLKIGYNKVFGYYIEVRRSGADLVPERYIRKQTLANAERYITEELKEFETKILGAQEKIVQIEYRLFTEIRETIKADLSRIQQTAQHIAVLDVLASLAEAANNYNYVRPKLAANGEISIRDGRHPLVERILTNDLFVPNDTELNHQECEVMLITGPNMAGKSTYMRQVALLTLMAQSGSFVPAKEMTFSPVDRIFTRIGASDDLVSGQSTFMVEMNEVAQILKYATKDSLVILDEIGRGTSTFDGMSIARAVVEYMRSKIHAKTLFATHYHELTDMEDERIKNYCIAVKERGAKVAFLRRIIRGSADKSYGIHVARLAGLPKNVTQRAQEILDEIEQCAGIAVSSKAPEQAAPQEEAALMGSLFAPSLRDTILSLDVMAMTPLEALNELYRLQQQVKGEEGKR, from the coding sequence ATGGAACTCACACCGATGATGCAGCAGTATCTGGAAACGAAGAACCGGCATCCCGACGAGATACTGTTCTTTCGGCTCGGCGATTTTTATGAGATGTTCTTCGATGACGCCAAGCTCGTTTCTCGGGAACTTGGGCTGACTTTGACGAGCCGCAGCGGCAACAAGGAGAAGACGCCGATGTGCGGCGTTCCGTACCATGCCGCTGAGAGCTACATTGCGAAGCTCATCAACAAGGGCTACAAGGTCGCCATCGCCGAGCAGATCGGCGACCCGAAGGCGAAGGGGCTTACGAAGCGCGAGGTCATAAAGATTGTCACGCCCGGCACAGTGCTCGCGGAATCCTCGCTGCACGATGCGCAGAACAACTATATAGCTCTGATTTTTGAGGAAGAGGAAGCGCTCGCACTCGCCGCCGCCGATGTTTCGACGGGCGAGTGCTTCTACGGCGTTTATGAGGGAAAGGCCGCGCGGCAGATGCTCTTCGATGAGCTTTATCGCCTGATGATGCCGGAACTCATCCTGATGGGCGAGATTGCTTTTCGCGATGAACTCGACGAATTCCTCGCGCTTCGGATGCCGAAGTGCGCCCTGACGCATCGAAAGGCTGTATTCCCCGATTGGAAGTTGCGTCTGACACAGCACTTTGACAAGGATTCCTTGCCGCGGCGTGAATTTGCACAAAAGGCGGTCGCTGTCCTGCTTGACTATCTGCATGAGACGGTCAAGACAGATCTTTCGCATATCAACCGCCTGATCTACCTCGATGCGAGCGCAAACCTCGTCCTCGACACGTATACTTTGCGCAACTTGGAGATCATCCGCAATCTGCGTGACGGCGGCAAGAAGGATACCTTGCTCGATGTCCTCGACTTCACGAAAACGGCGATGGGAAGCCGCCTTCTGCGCAAGTGGCTCGAATATCCGCTGCTTTCCCGCGAAAAGATCGAGCGGCGCTTGGACGGCGTGGCGGAGTTTGCCGCAGACTTTTCCCTGCGCGAGGATGTGCAGGCGCATTGTCGGGAAATTTTTGACTTCGAGCGCCTTTTGACGCGCATCGAAGTGGGCACGGCGAATGCGCGAGATCTCGTCGCGCTGAAGCTGTCGCTCGGGGCATTGCCCCCTTTGAAGGCGCGGCTTGCCGCAGTCTCTGCGCCGCTCTTGCGCGAAGCAGAGGGCGGCGTCGCGCTATTTGAAGAAATCGTATCGCTCTTGGAGCGTGCGATCGTGGAAGAGCCGGGCATCTCCCTCAGAGAAGGCGGCATCATCAAGGAAAACTATGATGCGGAACTCGACGAGTACCGCCATATCTCGCACGACAGCAAGAAGATGCTGCAGCAGATGGAGGAGCGTGAAAAAGAACTCACAGGAATCAAAACTCTGAAGATCGGCTACAACAAGGTCTTCGGCTACTATATCGAGGTGCGCCGCAGCGGCGCCGATCTCGTGCCCGAGCGCTATATAAGAAAGCAGACATTGGCGAATGCCGAACGCTACATCACGGAGGAACTCAAGGAGTTTGAAACGAAGATCCTCGGCGCACAGGAAAAGATCGTCCAGATCGAATACCGCCTTTTCACGGAGATCCGCGAGACAATCAAGGCGGATCTGAGCCGCATCCAGCAGACGGCGCAGCACATCGCCGTCCTCGATGTGCTCGCAAGTCTCGCCGAAGCTGCGAACAACTATAACTATGTGCGTCCCAAACTCGCAGCAAATGGGGAAATCTCCATTCGCGACGGCAGGCATCCGCTCGTGGAGCGCATTCTCACGAACGACCTCTTCGTGCCGAATGATACCGAACTAAACCATCAAGAATGCGAGGTCATGCTCATCACAGGGCCGAATATGGCGGGAAAGTCGACCTACATGCGCCAGGTCGCCCTTTTGACGCTCATGGCGCAGAGCGGCAGCTTCGTGCCGGCGAAGGAGATGACATTTTCTCCTGTCGACCGCATCTTCACGCGCATCGGGGCGAGCGATGACCTTGTCAGCGGGCAGAGCACCTTCATGGTCGAGATGAACGAGGTGGCGCAGATCTTGAAGTACGCGACGAAGGACAGCCTCGTGATTCTGGATGAGATCGGCAGGGGGACGAGCACCTTTGACGGCATGAGCATCGCGCGCGCTGTCGTCGAATACATGCGCAGCAAGATTCATGCCAAGACGCTGTTTGCCACGCATTATCATGAACTGACGGATATGGAAGACGAACGCATAAAGAACTATTGCATCGCGGTCAAGGAACGCGGCGCGAAGGTCGCTTTCCTGCGCCGCATCATCCGGGGCAGCGCGGACAAGTCGTACGGCATCCATGTGGCGCGTCTGGCGGGTCTGCCAAAGAACGTCACGCAGAGGGCGCAGGAAATTCTCGATGAAATCGAGCAATGCGCGGGCATCGCCGTTTCCTCGAAAGCGCCTGAGCAAGCGGCGCCGCAGGAAGAAGCCGCCTTGATGGGTTCGCTCTTCGCCCCGTCCCTGCGTGATACCATTCTGTCGCTCGATGTCATGGCCATGACGCCGTTGGAAGCTTTGAATGAACTGTACCGTCTGCAGCAGCAGGTGAAGGGAGAGGAGGGAAAGCGATGA
- the rlmN gene encoding 23S rRNA (adenine(2503)-C(2))-methyltransferase RlmN, producing the protein MKNIFGMTLEAMQEDFAALRLEKYRARQVAEWLYKKCAKRFSDMTNLPKSLRTELETRYTIDTPLLRTRLDAADGRTSKFLLAFSDGAAVEAVLMRQPYGNSICISTQAGCNMGCSFCASTLHGLARDLTAGEMLAEVLFIEEMLKSQGGKVDTMVLMGSGEPLMNYENVVNFLRLLHEEYVLNISYRSITLSTSGIVPAIDRLAEEGMPLTLSISLHAPREEIRSELMPINRKYPLSDVVAAGKRYAEKTGRRVTYEYILIRDVNDGEREAQELAELLAGQLASVNLIPINPVKERGFERPSEERTAAFCRALTRRHITATVRREMGADIQAACGQLRNRHMSESEEKQ; encoded by the coding sequence ATGAAGAACATTTTCGGCATGACGCTCGAAGCGATGCAGGAGGATTTCGCTGCCCTGCGCTTGGAAAAATACCGCGCGAGGCAGGTGGCGGAATGGCTCTACAAGAAATGTGCGAAGCGTTTTTCCGACATGACGAATCTGCCAAAGTCCCTGCGCACAGAACTTGAGACGAGGTACACGATCGACACGCCTCTTTTGCGCACGAGGCTCGATGCCGCCGACGGCAGGACGAGCAAGTTCCTGCTCGCCTTTTCTGACGGCGCTGCCGTGGAAGCCGTGCTCATGCGCCAGCCTTACGGCAACAGTATATGCATATCGACGCAGGCGGGCTGCAATATGGGCTGCTCCTTCTGCGCCTCGACCCTGCACGGATTGGCGCGTGATCTGACGGCGGGGGAAATGCTCGCCGAGGTTCTCTTCATCGAGGAGATGCTGAAATCGCAAGGCGGGAAGGTCGACACCATGGTCTTGATGGGGTCGGGAGAGCCTTTGATGAATTATGAAAATGTCGTGAATTTCCTGCGCCTGCTGCATGAAGAATATGTGCTGAACATCAGCTATCGCAGCATCACGCTGTCCACTTCGGGCATCGTTCCCGCTATAGACCGCCTTGCCGAAGAGGGCATGCCTCTGACGCTTTCCATCTCGCTCCATGCGCCGCGCGAGGAAATTCGTTCCGAACTCATGCCGATCAATCGCAAGTATCCATTGTCGGACGTCGTCGCGGCAGGAAAACGCTATGCGGAAAAGACGGGGCGGCGCGTCACATACGAGTACATCCTCATCCGCGACGTGAACGACGGCGAGCGGGAGGCCCAGGAATTGGCCGAACTTCTCGCAGGACAGCTTGCAAGCGTCAACCTTATTCCCATCAATCCCGTGAAGGAGCGGGGCTTCGAGCGGCCATCCGAGGAGCGCACCGCAGCCTTCTGTCGTGCGCTCACGCGCCGTCACATCACGGCCACGGTACGTCGGGAGATGGGCGCTGACATACAGGCGGCCTGCGGACAACTGCGCAACCGTCACATGTCCGAGAGTGAAGAGAAGCAATAG
- a CDS encoding DUF116 domain-containing protein has product MTSVIPGLERPHKRLFMALLSLSFLCMTFLAYAVWRVSYLGLLEINAYLPLVLGIFFASVVFLTGFGILSMVGAILGLPFLHIFQKQSYTLINLLFPVAIMIGKVFGFNRRRIERSFIEVSNQIIHHRGIKVHANELLVVTPHCLQLATCPHKITRDPHNCKRCGGCDVGALVNLADEMGFHFFIVTGGTLARQTVKKIRPKAVMAIACERDLTSGIQDVYPLPAVGVLNIRPNGPCFNTHVDIEKVREEIKKFLIDDDAAKKEKNVPEDEGDGQK; this is encoded by the coding sequence TTGACATCTGTGATACCGGGGCTTGAGCGCCCGCACAAGAGACTCTTCATGGCACTTCTGTCACTGAGCTTCCTCTGCATGACGTTTCTCGCCTATGCCGTCTGGCGCGTGAGCTACCTCGGTCTGCTTGAAATCAATGCCTATCTGCCGCTCGTGCTCGGCATCTTCTTCGCGAGCGTCGTGTTTCTCACGGGTTTCGGCATCTTGAGCATGGTCGGAGCGATTCTCGGACTGCCGTTTCTGCATATTTTTCAGAAACAGTCGTACACGCTGATCAATCTGCTCTTTCCCGTAGCCATCATGATCGGCAAGGTCTTCGGCTTCAACCGGCGACGCATCGAACGATCCTTCATCGAGGTCAGCAACCAGATTATCCACCATCGCGGCATCAAGGTGCATGCGAACGAGCTTCTCGTTGTCACGCCGCATTGCCTGCAGCTTGCGACGTGCCCGCACAAGATTACGCGCGACCCGCACAACTGCAAGCGCTGCGGCGGCTGCGACGTCGGCGCTCTCGTGAATCTTGCCGATGAGATGGGCTTCCATTTCTTCATCGTGACGGGAGGCACGCTCGCGCGCCAGACGGTCAAGAAGATTCGCCCGAAGGCGGTCATGGCGATTGCCTGCGAACGCGATTTGACGAGCGGCATACAGGACGTTTACCCTCTTCCGGCCGTCGGCGTTCTGAACATACGGCCGAACGGCCCGTGCTTCAATACGCACGTCGATATTGAGAAGGTGCGTGAGGAAATCAAGAAATTCTTGATTGACGACGATGCGGCGAAGAAGGAGAAGAATGTGCCCGAAGACGAAGGTGACGGGCAAAAATGA
- a CDS encoding amidohydrolase family protein produces the protein MKIIDAHLHFCKEDYFDEIALAAGHENTAEHLEDAYQRLGIVHGVVMGNKSLEPKEHDYPAFLSYCIGLDTLGEERSPEEQIALVEENLKRRQCVGIKLYPGYRHFYVYEEALAPFYALAEKYDKPVAIHTGLTASTDGLLKYSHPLVLDEAAVRWPRVQFIMCHFGNPWLLDAVGVVEKNPNVAVDFSGLLEGKIVDAERFYRKKQGYMRMLTDWLEYLDCYDRIMFGTDWPLANLADYIRFMKEIVPEEEWEKVFFSAANRIYGLGLS, from the coding sequence ATGAAAATCATAGATGCGCACCTGCACTTTTGCAAGGAAGATTACTTTGATGAGATCGCCCTTGCTGCAGGGCATGAAAATACAGCAGAGCATCTGGAGGACGCCTATCAGCGTCTCGGCATCGTGCATGGCGTCGTCATGGGGAACAAGAGCCTTGAGCCAAAGGAGCATGACTACCCGGCTTTTCTCAGCTATTGCATCGGTCTTGACACCTTGGGCGAGGAGCGCTCGCCAGAGGAGCAGATTGCGCTCGTCGAGGAAAACCTCAAGCGCAGGCAATGCGTCGGCATCAAGCTCTATCCGGGCTATCGCCATTTCTACGTTTACGAAGAAGCTCTCGCACCGTTTTATGCGCTGGCAGAAAAGTACGACAAACCCGTCGCCATCCATACGGGTCTGACAGCTTCCACGGACGGCCTTTTAAAATACAGTCATCCGCTCGTGCTCGATGAGGCTGCCGTGCGCTGGCCGCGCGTGCAGTTCATCATGTGCCACTTTGGCAACCCGTGGCTCTTGGACGCCGTGGGCGTCGTGGAGAAGAATCCCAACGTCGCGGTGGACTTTTCGGGACTTTTGGAGGGAAAGATCGTTGACGCCGAGCGATTTTATCGAAAGAAGCAAGGGTATATGCGCATGCTGACGGATTGGTTGGAATACCTCGACTGCTATGACCGCATCATGTTCGGTACGGACTGGCCCTTGGCTAATTTGGCGGATTACATACGATTCATGAAAGAGATCGTTCCCGAGGAAGAGTGGGAAAAGGTATTCTTTTCCGCTGCAAATCGCATCTATGGGCTGGGTCTGTCGTGA
- the mutL gene encoding DNA mismatch repair endonuclease MutL, giving the protein MSRIHVLDDNTINKIAAGEVVERPASVVKELVENSIDAGATKIEVEIMAGGTSLMRVTDNGCGMSLEDAKLAIERHATSKIQEVGDLYSLRTLGFRGEALPTIAAVSRFRMRTRKEGEELGTQVSIIGGVTHDIGETGCSLGTTIQVEDLFFNTPARKKFLKTTHTEGGRISDFMTKLALSRPDIAFRLISNNKTAAMTPGNGSLFDAIRSIYGSQAADALLALSFEDEDVKITGYITKPSMLKSSRAWQTFIVNGRIISNKAIAKAIDNAYHSLLPKSGFPMVVLNIAVPQRSVDVNVHPQKSEMKFEDEGRIFKAVYKTVVDAIRPVGQTLEDVAASVQNVERRYAMEPMQFVAATQASEEEDFAGNGSAKTSFGIRYTENPYQASPAQPAMSFAEAQSVLKGEGAAYSAHDGVPADGGLVREARDAAYKPQGSTAEMPLADVSEAGLYHGGITPIGQVDLCYIIAKDKDGLYIVDQHAAHERILYDKFSAMAERIPSQQLLVHPILSFDAREAALVSENQELFRRLGFDMEACGERDFRLKEVPADVPVSEAEDMIREILARLYDMHETTAQEIRHACLATMACRAAIKSGDELNFRQMQIVLEELSQTARPYTCPHGRPTILKFSSEELAKMFKRT; this is encoded by the coding sequence ATGAGCCGGATTCATGTGCTCGACGACAATACGATCAACAAGATTGCGGCGGGTGAGGTCGTGGAGCGCCCTGCCTCCGTCGTCAAAGAACTTGTAGAAAATTCGATCGATGCGGGAGCGACGAAGATCGAAGTGGAAATCATGGCGGGCGGCACGAGCCTCATGCGCGTGACGGACAACGGCTGCGGCATGAGCCTGGAGGATGCGAAACTTGCCATCGAGCGTCATGCGACGAGCAAGATTCAGGAGGTCGGCGATCTCTATTCCTTGAGGACGCTCGGCTTTCGCGGCGAGGCCTTGCCGACGATAGCCGCCGTCTCCCGCTTCCGTATGCGCACGCGAAAAGAGGGCGAAGAACTTGGTACCCAAGTGAGCATCATCGGCGGCGTCACGCACGACATCGGCGAGACGGGCTGCAGTCTGGGCACGACGATCCAGGTCGAAGATCTATTCTTCAATACGCCCGCGCGCAAGAAGTTCCTCAAGACGACGCATACGGAAGGCGGGCGCATCAGCGACTTTATGACGAAGCTCGCGCTTTCGCGCCCCGACATAGCATTTCGTCTCATCAGCAACAATAAGACGGCAGCGATGACGCCGGGAAACGGTTCGCTCTTTGATGCCATTCGCAGTATTTACGGCTCACAGGCCGCCGACGCACTTCTGGCGCTTTCCTTTGAGGATGAGGATGTCAAGATCACAGGCTACATCACGAAGCCTTCGATGCTCAAGAGCAGCCGCGCTTGGCAGACCTTCATCGTGAACGGCCGCATCATATCGAACAAGGCGATTGCCAAGGCGATCGACAACGCCTATCACTCGCTCCTGCCGAAATCGGGCTTTCCCATGGTCGTCCTGAACATCGCTGTGCCGCAGCGCTCCGTCGATGTCAATGTCCATCCGCAGAAGAGCGAGATGAAGTTCGAGGACGAGGGGCGCATCTTCAAGGCGGTCTACAAAACGGTGGTCGACGCCATCCGACCCGTCGGGCAGACGCTTGAGGACGTGGCGGCTTCCGTGCAGAATGTCGAGCGCCGCTATGCGATGGAGCCGATGCAGTTTGTCGCAGCCACGCAGGCATCGGAGGAGGAAGATTTCGCTGGGAATGGTTCGGCCAAGACCTCTTTTGGTATCAGATATACGGAGAATCCTTACCAAGCATCACCCGCGCAGCCGGCGATGAGTTTCGCTGAAGCGCAGAGTGTCCTCAAGGGCGAAGGTGCGGCATACAGCGCACACGACGGCGTCCCCGCTGACGGAGGACTCGTGCGCGAGGCGCGGGACGCGGCATATAAGCCGCAGGGAAGCACCGCAGAGATGCCGCTTGCCGACGTGTCGGAAGCCGGTCTTTACCATGGTGGCATCACGCCGATCGGGCAGGTCGATCTCTGTTATATCATCGCGAAGGACAAGGACGGCCTCTACATCGTCGATCAACATGCGGCGCACGAACGCATCCTTTATGACAAGTTTTCCGCCATGGCGGAGCGCATCCCGTCACAGCAGCTTCTCGTGCATCCGATCCTGTCGTTCGATGCGAGGGAAGCCGCGCTCGTATCGGAGAATCAAGAGCTGTTCCGCCGTCTGGGCTTTGACATGGAGGCCTGCGGCGAGCGCGATTTCCGCTTGAAGGAAGTCCCTGCGGACGTTCCCGTATCCGAAGCGGAGGATATGATTCGCGAAATCCTCGCGAGACTCTATGACATGCACGAGACGACGGCGCAGGAAATTCGCCATGCGTGCCTCGCCACAATGGCATGCCGCGCAGCCATCAAATCGGGCGACGAGCTGAATTTTCGCCAGATGCAGATCGTCTTGGAGGAGCTTTCGCAGACGGCGCGTCCCTATACATGCCCGCATGGACGCCCGACCATCTTGAAATTCAGCAGTGAAGAATTGGCGAAGATGTTCAAACGGACGTGA
- a CDS encoding class I SAM-dependent methyltransferase codes for MEEKNLAIVTTGYKSRPADCLLAQETAERLGIPFVKRRHISYEDLRVQYGALFVLVVKKGGLRLETSDGELFFHPNMAHVRVRELGRGQKDHMVEAMGIGEGDTVLDCTLGLGADSITASFIAGERGKVTALEKSPLIYEIVRHGLAHFSAGNYDLHAAMRRVEVRRADYEDFLRTLPDDSYDVVYFDPMFRHPLKDSVQLAPLRLLAESAPVSLSAVAEACRVARRRVVLKENSRSLEFARLGFSHIAGGKYSPVHYGVLDV; via the coding sequence ATGGAAGAGAAGAACTTGGCGATTGTCACGACGGGCTACAAGAGCCGCCCGGCGGACTGCCTGCTCGCCCAAGAGACTGCAGAGCGGCTGGGAATCCCCTTTGTCAAGCGCAGGCATATATCGTATGAGGACTTGCGGGTGCAGTACGGAGCGCTCTTCGTTCTCGTGGTGAAGAAGGGCGGCCTGCGTTTGGAAACGTCCGACGGCGAATTGTTTTTCCATCCCAATATGGCGCATGTGCGTGTCAGGGAACTGGGGCGCGGGCAAAAGGATCATATGGTGGAAGCGATGGGAATCGGCGAGGGGGACACGGTGCTTGACTGTACGCTCGGTCTCGGCGCCGATTCCATCACGGCGAGCTTCATCGCAGGAGAGCGCGGCAAGGTGACGGCGCTTGAGAAAAGCCCGTTGATTTATGAGATTGTGCGACATGGACTCGCGCACTTCTCGGCAGGAAATTACGATCTGCACGCCGCCATGCGTCGAGTTGAGGTGCGGCGGGCAGATTATGAGGATTTTCTGCGAACGCTTCCCGATGATTCTTATGATGTCGTCTACTTCGACCCGATGTTCCGGCATCCTCTGAAGGACAGCGTGCAGCTCGCGCCGCTGCGCCTTCTGGCGGAATCCGCGCCCGTCTCCCTTTCCGCCGTAGCCGAAGCGTGCCGCGTGGCGAGACGGCGCGTCGTGCTGAAGGAAAACAGCCGCAGCCTGGAATTCGCACGCCTGGGCTTTTCCCATATTGCAGGTGGAAAATACAGTCCCGTTCACTACGGCGTGCTCGATGTGTAG
- the def gene encoding peptide deformylase has protein sequence MSLLEIKKAGAPVLKEICAPVERVDARLRKLLDDMAETMYEANGIGIAAPQVGEALRMVVIDIGDGIIELVNPKITFREGSETDSEGCLSVPGIFGEVERAAKVKVEFLDRRGKRKHITAKGLLARCIQHELDHLEGVLFIDVAQSLRKEEEQKS, from the coding sequence ATGTCGTTGTTGGAAATAAAGAAGGCGGGAGCGCCTGTCTTGAAGGAAATCTGCGCTCCCGTGGAACGTGTCGATGCAAGGCTCAGGAAACTGCTCGATGACATGGCGGAAACGATGTACGAGGCGAACGGCATCGGCATCGCTGCGCCGCAGGTGGGTGAGGCTCTGCGCATGGTTGTCATCGATATAGGCGATGGAATCATCGAGCTCGTCAATCCGAAGATCACGTTTCGTGAGGGAAGCGAAACGGATTCGGAAGGCTGCCTGAGCGTGCCCGGAATTTTCGGCGAGGTCGAGCGCGCGGCGAAGGTCAAGGTCGAGTTTCTCGACCGGCGCGGCAAGCGCAAGCACATTACGGCAAAGGGGCTTTTGGCGCGCTGCATCCAGCATGAACTTGACCATCTGGAAGGCGTGCTCTTCATCGACGTGGCGCAGAGCCTGCGCAAGGAAGAGGAGCAAAAGTCATGA